In the Harmonia axyridis chromosome 3, icHarAxyr1.1, whole genome shotgun sequence genome, one interval contains:
- the LOC123676335 gene encoding rabphilin-3A, which yields MDCGTPPSPSSRFVCPNDRQLALRAKLKTGWSIKTGSLGYQTPSTSRQPLQPDEQEAIIAVIKRAEELELNEQERVGCLIQRLENMRRKVIGRNPSQCLLCADGFGILKSQKLVCIDCKKPVCQKCAIDSCGSKHCCSKDHWLCMICSESREIWKKSGAWFFKSIPKYILPNDHNVLKKGSTRSLRDDDSSSDDDFKLRKRNQRRHSSSESPNDLKDHSPHPPSLSSQPNSSSPGSSTYSKMPDFLKPYPSISTTFDSKSEDSDRDIKTGHSTELSDHDKRGLMGSRSLTDWPWSDSRNEGRVSPSTCSTSSGTFRSLSEEHKEPKPVLDLSLGTMDLSLTYDPNNSTLHCTIYRAKNLIPMDMNGLADPYCKVNILPTTKTATRLRTKTIHKTKNPEFNENLTFYDISEDDLMKKSLHIIVVDEDKYGHDFMGETRINLAKLKVQNTMYLTLALQNTTFQQIGPVPAPELCQWFDDMWSRGQILLSLCYNTRRRSLLVTVIKCANLLPMDNNGFSDPFVKLQLRPDPHHKKHKTTVKWKELNPVWNEEFFFETRPTELCTQSLYITVYDKDYGKSNDYLGGLVLGGLGSKGQRLKHWLDMIKYPDHHHKCWHNLSEEIPK from the exons ATGGACTGTGGAACGCCACCAAGCCCTTCTAGTAGATTCGTATGCCCAAATGATAGACAGTTAGCTCTTCGTGCCAA ATTGAAGACAGGATGGAGTATTAAGACTGGCTCCCTAGGGTATCAAACCCCCTCTACTTCCAGACAACCCTTACAACCAGACGAACAAGAAGCAATCATCGCCGTTATCAAAAGGGCCGAGGAGCTTGAATTAAACGAACAAGAAAGG GTAGGATGTCTCATACAACGCTTGGAAAACATGCGTCGCAAAGTTATAGGACGGAATCCATCGCAGTGTCTTCTCTGCGCAGATGGTTTTGGTATCCTCAAATCCCAGAAGCTGGTTTGTATAGATTGTAAAAAGCCTGTCTGTCAGAAGTGTGCAATTGATTCTTGTGGTTCTAAACATTGTTG CTCCAAAGACCATTGGCTTTGTATGATCTGCTCAGAAAGTagggaaatatggaaaaaatcagGAGCTTGGTTTTTTAAGAGCATCCCCAAATACATTCTACCAAACGACCACAATGTCTTGAAGAAAGGTAGTACAAGATCTCTTAGAGATGACGACAGCAGTAGTGATGACGACTTTAAATTGAGGAAGAGGAACCAAAGGAGACATTCCAGCTCTGAAAGTCCAAATG atCTTAAGGACCATTCTCCGCATCCCCCTTCATTGTCCAG TCAGCCCAATAGCTCAAGTCCAGGTAGCTCAACGTATTCCAAAATGCCGGACTTCCTTAAGCCTTACCCGAGCATTTCGACAACTTTCGACTCCAAGTCTGAAGACTCTGACAGAGATATTAAGACAGGACATAGCACTGAACTTTCCGATCATGACAAAAGGGGCCTAATGGGTAGTAGAAGTTTGACAGATTGGCCGTGGAGTGACAGCAGGAATGAAGGAAGGGTATCACCAAGTACTTGTAGTACAAGCAGTGGAACTTTCAGG AGCCTAAGTGAAGAACACAAAGAACCAAAGCCAGTTCTCGATCTATCATTAGGAACTATGGACTTATCATTAACTTATGACCCTAATAATTCAACCCTCCATTGCACTATCTACAGGGCGAAGAATCTGATCCCAATGGATATGAATGGCCTAGCAGACCCTTACTGTAAAGTAAATATACTACCAACTACGAAAACAGCAACGAG ATTACGCACAAAAACaattcacaaaacgaaaaatcccGAATTCAACGAGAATTTAACTTTTTACGATATTTCTGAGGATGATCTCATGAAAAAGAGCCTCCATATAATTGTAGTTGATGAAGATAAATATGGACATGATTTCATGGGGGAAACAAGAATAAATTTGGCGAAGCTCAAAGTTCAGAACACCATGTAT cTGACCCTCGCTTTACAAAATACTACTTTTCAACAAATAGGACCCGTACCTGCCCCTGAACTTTGCCAGTGGTTCGATGATATGTGGTCCAGAGGGCAGATACTGCTCTCCCTGTGCTACAATACAAGAAGACGGTCTCTACTGGTAACTGTGATTAAATGTGCCAATCTTCTACCGATGGACAATAATGGATTTTCTGATCCTTTCGTTAAACT ACAACTTCGACCAGACCCCCACCATAAAAAGCACAAAACCACTGTAAAGTGGAAGGAACTCAATCCTGTATGGAATGAAGAGTTCTTCTTCGAGACTCGACCAACAGAACTTTGCACTCAAAGCCTCTACATCACCGTCTATGATAAGGATTACGGCAAAAGCAACGATTACCTTGGAGGTTTAGTCTTAGGTGGCCTTGGTTCTAAGGGGCAACGTCTCAAGCACTGGCTCGACATGATCAAGTACCCAGATCATCACCACAAATGCTGGCACAATCTAAGCGAGGAAATTCCCAAATGA